In Plasmodium gaboni strain SY75 chromosome 8, whole genome shotgun sequence, the sequence agcataacaaatattatattatatatatatatatatatatgtgtatatatttttatttatatatattatttcatttttatgtaaaaatgaataaatttATGGAAAATTTGAATCCCTACTCTTCTCCACTTTTCTCATAaaatttatgtatatatatatatagtatatgtaaatataaaattatatgaaaattatgagaattaaagtaaaataaaataatataatataatatacaatttattgatatatatatatattatatatgtaatatatttattttttttttttattaagggtttatattataaactcatgtgaataataaaacatataatattatgtacataaatatggaaaattaaaatatatataatacatatggggatataacaaaaaaataaaaacatagaaatgatataaataatatataaataatatatatatatatgtaatatttataaaggtgggaaataaaatttccatcaaaaaataaaataaaataataatatatatattatacatgtatatatcaatcaacatatatttttttccactttttatatataattttttttttgtcatcacataaaaattatttacagtaaaatataaatatctctttctatatatatatatatatatatatatatatatatatttatatatatttatatttatttatttatttatttatatttttgtgtGAATTACCTTTCTATCAATGTCAGACTTGTCAAAGGGTCGACCAATATTATCACCCACATAGAAACTTTCTTCagtattaataaatatatctgaaatttttttagagacattttttattattttatttttatacattaaatttattatgatatacATAACAAAATGGTCTGTAgtatttaataattttaaaaatatatgttgtTCTTCATCTTTCTTTATTAAGTTTTCCATTTTTTGGTTGGAACCATAATTTTTCCAATCCTTTTCATTTTGatcatttaaaaagaaattaataaaaaataaaaataattttgattcctctaattttaaagaatttacaaatcttatattttctttttctttttttttgtgtaaTAATGAATTGATATAGATATCAAAAATTTGTAAacataatttattaatatcaaaaggatgttcatttatattatgtatatttatttcttgtttattttttatatatatatttttatatattactatatCTATTAATTCTTTAACTTGTTGtaaggaaaaaatatctTTATTCAAAGATAAAAGTTTATATAAGTTCTTATTGTTCATAATGAgtcttttcttttttttcaacaattgcaaatatttattaaaataacaatttaaaataattaaatattttatagCTTCTAAACAAATATACAAACAAAATTGACCCTCGCTTGGTTTACTAAATATGTCTATATCTTCTATTCCACATCTTCCaaatgagaaaaaataatttatataatttaaaatatatgaattctttttttttctacatgaataaaattttttttttttcttaaaaattaaattttttaaaatataatatttcttcaaataattgtaatggatatatttcttattatttttattataatataaaaaaaatggtTTATACATATTCTTGTTTTTTAATTCCAAAATTATTCTCTTATGATTGTTATAAAATAGATTATTCCTCTTGGTggttattaaaaaatttgtGGATGACACAATATCgatattatatttattaaacaaatatgttttattataagGACTTTCTA encodes:
- a CDS encoding hypothetical protein (conserved Plasmodium protein, unknown function) translates to MDILLKPLYNVKIRKNVCIKYLRFLYYLKKIKFTKEWNRYYTCVFEIPDGYMSLKELVYKKFGTSLNINHNNNYNNYNNEKVFYNFINYVLRKPLKIASFDFDGTLINKNFSNNHINNIIFNKEKIPILDSLKKDKHEIVVFSNHTCVSSCVQDYEHLCSHKLPNFFLKIKNFKNSLNYFYKHFIITTQKGKNININININKNININKNININKNININKNININKNININKNININKNINNNYDNQIIYHSVEDIISKNNQNSRYDKIIEKKISFNIELYYCFLKLLNKKLESPYNKTYLFNKYNIDIVSSTNFLITTKRNNLFYNNHKRIILELKNKNMYKPFFLYYNKNNKKYIHYNYLKKYYILKNLIFKKKKKFYSCRKKKNSYILNYINYFFSFGRCGIEDIDIFSKPSEGQFCLYICLEAIKYLIILNCYFNKYLQLLKKKKRLIMNNKNLYKLLSLNKDIFSLQQVKELIDIVIYKNIYIKNKQEINIHNINEHPFDINKLCLQIFDIYINSLLHKKKEKENIRFVNSLKLEESKLFLFFINFFLNDQNEKDWKNYGSNQKMENLIKKDEEQHIFLKLLNTTDHFVMYIIINLMYKNKIIKNVSKKISDIFINTEESFYVGDNIGRPFDKSDIDRK